From Vitis vinifera cultivar Pinot Noir 40024 chromosome 3, ASM3070453v1, the proteins below share one genomic window:
- the LOC100260584 gene encoding cytochrome P450 86B1, with translation MAGKLVISVVKWLCHHIWFSDIAVALSIVFILSCILNRLTNKGPMLWPVLGILPSLFFHMNDIYDWGTRALIKAGGTFHYRGMLMGGNYGIMTVDPSNIEFMLKTRFKNFPKGNYYRERFHDLLGGGIFNVDHESWKEQRRIASSEMHSTQFVAYSFQTIQDLVNQKLLELTDKLAKSGDCIDLQEVLLRFTFDNICTAAFGIDPGCLALELPEVSFAKAFEEATELTLFRFMVPPFIWKSMKFFGVGTEKRLQEAVRVVHDFAEKTVADRRIELSKTGNLNKQTDLLSRIMAIGEHEEGKDNHFSDKFLKDFCISFILAGRDTSSVALAWFFWLINKNPEVENKILGEINEVLGHRESKTALTMEDLKKMVYLQAALSETLRLYPSVPVDFKEVVEDDVLPDGTRVKKGSRVLYSIFSMARMESIWGKDCMEFKPERWIKDGQFVSENQFKYPVFNAGPRLCIGKKFAFTQMKMVAASILMRYTVKVVEGHSVVPKMTTTLYMRNGLLVTLEPRLSLVIN, from the coding sequence ATGGCTGGAAAGCTTGTTATCTCTGTAGTGAAGTGGCTGTGCCATCACATATGGTTTTCTGATATAGCAGTGGCTTTGTCCATTGTATTCATCCTCAGTTGTATACTTAACAGACTCACCAACAAAGGTCCCATGTTATGGCCAGTGCTTGGAATCCTTCCTTCTTTGTTCTTCCATATGAACGACATCTATGACTGGGGAACAAGAGCTTTGATCAAAGCTGGGGGAACATTCCACTATAGAGGAATGTTGATGGGTGGGAATTATGGGATCATGACTGTCGACCCTTCCAACATTGAGTTCATGCTCAAGACAAGGTTCAAGAATTTCCCCAAAGGTAACTACTACAGAGAGAGGTTCCATGATTTGCTCGGAGGTGGCATTTTCAACGTGGACCATGAATCATGGAAAGAGCAAAGGCGAATTGCAAGCTCTGAGATGCATTCCACTCAGTTTGTGGCGTACTCCTTTCAAACCATTCAAGATTTAGTGAACCAGAAACTGTTGGAACTAACAGATAAGCTGGCCAAGTCCGGAGACTGCATTGATCTGCAAGAAGTGCTTCTACGTTTTACTTTTGATAACATTTGCACTGCAGCTTTTGGCATTGATCCAGGGTGCCTGGCCTTGGAATTACCTGAAGTTTCCTTTGCAAAAGCCTTTGAAGAGGCTACTGAATTAACCTTGTTCAGATTCATGGTGCCACCTTTTATATGGAAGTCCATGAAGTTCTTTGGAGTAGGAACCGAGAAGCGGCTCCAGGAGGCTGTTCGGGTTGTACATGATTTCGCCGAGAAGACGGTGGCAGACAGGAGGATTGAATTGAGCAAGACTGGAAATTTAAACAAGCAGACCGATCTTTTGTCAAGAATCATGGCCATTGGAGAGCATGAAGAAGGTAAAGACAACCATTTCTCCGATAAGTTTCTTAAGGATTTTTGCATAAGTTTCATCCTGGCAGGACGAGACACCAGCTCCGTGGCTCTGGCATGGTTCTTCTGGCTAATAAACAAAAACCCAGAAGTTGAGAACAAAATTCTAGGCGAGATCAATGAAGTTTTAGGTCACAGAGAGTCCAAAACAGCTCTCACCATGGAAGACCTAAAGAAGATGGTATATCTGCAAGCAGCCTTATCCGAAACCCTACGTCTCTACCCTTCAGTTCCAGTAGACTTCAAAGAGGTTGTAGAGGACGATGTGCTCCCAGATGGGACACGAGTGAAGAAGGGCTCTAGGGTTCTCTACTCAATCTTCTCCATGGCTCGAATGGAGTCCATATGGGGCAAAGACTGCATGGAATTCAAGCCAGAGAGGTGGATCAAAGATGGTCAGTTTGTGAGTGAAAATCAGTTCAAGTATCCTGTGTTTAATGCTGGTCCCAGGCTCTGCATAGGGAAAAAGTTTGCATTCACGCAGATGAAAATGGTGGCTGCTTCAATCCTGATGAGGTACACAGTTAAGGTAGTGGAAGGTCACAGTGTTGTTCCAAAAATGACAACTACACTCTACATGAGGAATGGCTTGTTGGTGACTCTTGAGCCTAGGCTGAGCCTTGTTATTAATTAG